CtaaagtaaaaatgttttaGATTAATCAAAACAAGTTTTCACTTTTTCATCATATGTTTCACTATTCAAATGATGTGAAACCAACTACTCTGCTTAAATAAATGAACACTCACAATTTAATGAAGGTATAGTCTTTCCATACTAAGAAAAATACCTGCTTGTGTGTATGAATCCATATATGTTTACCATTGTTAAAGCAGTAAAGAAACTCACCTTTAACTCTTGCATACTATATTTCATATTTGGGGGAAACAATACACAACCGTTCTGTCCTCCATCTCCAAGAATCAGATCTCAGAAATCAAAACTCAAACAGATTACAAACTATTGTCACTAATGATCTCAGTGATCTTTGGACAATTGAAACAAAATGAATACAAGAACCCAATATAGGCTGCCATTCCACAGCACTCACATCAATTTCCTGCCTGCTTGCAATCAAAATAACGACCGACAATCATCACGCCTCAAGAAACCTCCCATTGTTTTTCATCTGTAATTTTCCCTGAATTGCGGCCAGCAATCCTTCCAAATGAGGCCGACAAGCTCTTGAAGCTGCTGCTTCCTtcactgaaatttgattttctGGATCTCCTTGGCTTCATAGGGCTGGATTCCACTTCCGTATCACAGCTCTTGTTAATCTTAGCAACAAGTAATTGAATAATGGCACCACGGCAAAATGGACAAGCTGGTCCAGAAAGGGAGTTAGTAGCAGGATCAGGCTTCTTGTGACAGCATAGTGCTAGGGTGCAATGAGCACACATTTGATGGCCACAGGGTCTGACCTCGATTGTGCACACTTGATCAAAGCATATGCAACATAACTCCATATCATCGGCCtatatgaacaaaaataaccaacaaataaataatttatgatcttttaaagacaaaatctCCAATTCCATGTTTCCAGAGAAACAATTGATCACATGAGATACTAATGAGACTATTGCATTCTAAATCCTGAGTCTCAGAATGAAGCATTACTAgggaaaaaataaagagatgAAATAGCAGTGTGTAATGTTATTGTATCCTAAAGAACATTCTTGGTACCTCTACCAAAGCATAATCTTTAACCATAGTAAACTGCAAAATGCATTGAAGTAAAACTACTAATATAAATCAGTGAAGAAAGGAAGATGTTGTACCTCAGAGGCCATATTACTGTCTTCACTCTCAGAATGCAGTGGGGATGGGGGCATGTGAACCTCCTTAAGTATGGCCTTTTCCCTCTCCCTGTTAGCTTCAAGCAAGGCTTTCTCCAGTAAGGCCTTTGCTTCTTGACTGAGCTCACTGATGAACTTTAATGGTGATGGCCAAACAAGTGGTGCAGCTGATGAAGGATCCAGCAGGGCAGCACATGCCTTATGCTTGTGCTTCAGGGCTACAGAAAATGGTATTTTCCTGAAAAACAGTATTTAAGCCAGGTCTTAATAGATTTGCTCGTAATGAATAAAAAAtccagaattttttttttttgaattacgGAAAGGACAAAAAAGAGGCTGAAGAAAATTCTTTGTTGACATTAAccgaggaaaaaaaaaatttagttctCTTGAAGTATCTAGGCGCACAACATAGACATCAAGCACAAATTATAGTCAAATATAATCATCCTAGTAAGATATTTGTAAGTAGAAAACATGGAAGATTATCAACATTAACATGTCAACATTGTTATTTCAGAAGGAACACAATAATTGCCATAACcaaattatcatatttattagATGTTCAAAAGGAACATGAGTGGATCCTTCAAGTCTTTTCCATATTTTCAATGGTGATCTACAATGACATCTATAATAGATCTTTAAAcagtaaatataatttacttACCCAGAAGAATCTAATTGAAGTCTATCTGCTCCATAAGCAAGCAACATCCGAACACAGTCCAAAGAACCACCACGGGCAGCCATATGCAGTGGTGTGCTTCCAGGGTAACTGCACATGTTACTTTCATCAATCTTCATGAAAAGCCATCAAAACTCATACAagaatgactaatgcataactTCTAAGACCATTACCCATATCCACCGGTTGAAGCACAAACAAGAGCACCATTGTCAAGAAGGGCATGAAGACATTCAGACCGTCTGTGGCGAGCTGCAAGATGCAGAGGGGTAGCACCATTTCCGTCTCTTATGTTGACGAATCTTGCGAATCCCCTGAAAATTCCAGCGAAGAATTAAGCATCAATATTCATGCTTGTATGTGCTTTATGACTAGTGTGTGTATAAACAGAGAACGAGAGAAGAAAACTGTATGTCTAACCAAGAATCTGCAACAGGTGTGGAATGAGCAGCAGAAAGAATAGCCTTAAGGCAATCAATATGACCATAATAAGCAGCATAGTGCAAGCAAGTTCTCCGACGTATAGAATCAAACATCAATATCTGAAACATTAAAATTACATCAACCCCAAACTATTGTATTggaaaatcaaaacaaaacaaagtatAACATACATTTGCTCCGGCATGGATAAGCTTCTCAACACAACCAGTCTTTCCATGCATCACAGCCAACATCAACGGGGTCTACACACAGAGAAAAACAAATCAGAAATACAATTTTAGTATCTAATAAAACTAAACAAGGGCACAACCTTTAGTTTGACAATCACAAAAGTAGGGACTGGTACTCTCTTTAACCTTTGCAGAAATTGAATGAGAAAACTTtgtatatttgaaattaaaaaactcaactcattttaaattcttattttcttctctgaTAAATGTCCATAATGTTTATCTTAAAAGCTTAAGAGTTGAATTGCAGTTACAGATAAACACAGCACCTGCTTCAGGCGATTCAATATGTCAACATTGGAAGACCTGTCCAACAACATGGAAAGAACCTGCTCCAAAAGCAAAAACAGCACCATGAtcaaaacacataaaaagaCACAGCAACAGAAGCAGACAACAGCATTCAAATCCAAGAGAACAACCTGGATCCGACCATTGGCAGCAGCTACATGCAGCGGCGAGAGCCTGTCATGGCCAGTGGTGAGTTCCAGCACAGTGGggtcttcttccaccatggtcTCAACAACCTCCAATTCTCCGCTAGCAAGTGCAGGGAACAAACCATGGTCCTCATGCTGCTGTACGCAACTCAGCCTCTGACCCATTTCCTCGATCACCACTTCGCGCGGAGAGAGGTGGCCGGAAACCGCCCCACGCGCCGCCTCCCACGGTGGTGACGTGGAAGTGTGTCTGGTTCGACTCTGAGGGTGATAGATAATAATCTAAGTGTTGGAGTCTTCTTGGAGTTTGGACCTGCCCGATCAGATTTCGGGCAGCTTGACCATACGCGTATAAAGGTTTCGGGCAGTCACCGGATATTTAGGCagaattaatattaaaagtttgGTTCACTGTTTCTTCTCCAAACACTCTTTGGAAAGCGTGCAAATTCTGTGTCCTTCAATATTTTActactaaaatgaaaaatatcttctatgttaataaattatattctaaaattgGGTTTAGTTTTGCATGTTATATGCTACATTACAAGAGTaagatttgatttttgtaaGATACGGttattaaatataacataaaatttaagattatttaagttataaacaattaaagaatgaataaattatatacatttgtcaatatataaatgtagtgtttattttgt
This region of Vigna unguiculata cultivar IT97K-499-35 chromosome 5, ASM411807v1, whole genome shotgun sequence genomic DNA includes:
- the LOC114184950 gene encoding putative E3 ubiquitin-protein ligase XBAT31; the protein is MGQRLSCVQQHEDHGLFPALASGELEVVETMVEEDPTVLELTTGHDRLSPLHVAAANGRIQVLSMLLDRSSNVDILNRLKQTPLMLAVMHGKTGCVEKLIHAGANILMFDSIRRRTCLHYAAYYGHIDCLKAILSAAHSTPVADSWGFARFVNIRDGNGATPLHLAARHRRSECLHALLDNGALVCASTGGYGYPGSTPLHMAARGGSLDCVRMLLAYGADRLQLDSSGKIPFSVALKHKHKACAALLDPSSAAPLVWPSPLKFISELSQEAKALLEKALLEANREREKAILKEVHMPPSPLHSESEDSNMASEADDMELCCICFDQVCTIEVRPCGHQMCAHCTLALCCHKKPDPATNSLSGPACPFCRGAIIQLLVAKINKSCDTEVESSPMKPRRSRKSNFSEGSSSFKSLSASFGRIAGRNSGKITDEKQWEVS